The Micromonospora sp. M71_S20 genome has a window encoding:
- the rfbD gene encoding dTDP-4-dehydrorhamnose reductase → MSRLLVTGAGGMLGRDLVAVLRSRGDLSVRATTRAELDITDPQAVRAAVAGHDMVINTAGWTDVDGAEAQEEAATAVNGHAVAHLAEACAATGARMIHLSTDYVFSGDATEPYAEDATTFPVNAYGRSKLAGELAVTRLLPDSGYIVRTAWLYGEHGPNFVATMLRLAAHREHLDVVDDQRGQPTWSYALAEQLVALADAALAGRAAPGVYHGTASGQTTWYGLARAVFTLRGLDADRIRPTTSDRYRRPAPRPAYSVLAHDRWAAAGLRPLADWRSALTKALDTLH, encoded by the coding sequence GTGAGCCGGCTGCTGGTCACCGGCGCCGGCGGCATGCTGGGCAGGGACCTGGTCGCCGTCCTGCGCTCCCGAGGTGACCTCTCCGTCAGGGCCACCACGCGCGCCGAGCTCGACATCACCGACCCGCAGGCGGTGCGAGCCGCCGTCGCCGGACACGACATGGTGATCAACACCGCCGGGTGGACCGACGTGGACGGGGCCGAGGCGCAGGAGGAGGCCGCCACCGCCGTCAACGGCCACGCCGTCGCCCACCTCGCCGAAGCCTGTGCCGCCACCGGCGCGCGGATGATCCACCTGTCCACCGACTACGTCTTCTCCGGCGACGCCACCGAACCGTATGCGGAGGATGCCACCACGTTCCCGGTCAACGCGTACGGGCGCAGCAAGCTCGCCGGGGAACTCGCCGTCACCCGGCTTCTCCCCGACAGCGGTTACATCGTGCGCACCGCCTGGCTCTACGGCGAACACGGGCCGAACTTCGTCGCGACCATGCTGCGACTGGCCGCCCATCGAGAGCACCTCGACGTGGTCGACGACCAGCGGGGGCAGCCGACCTGGTCGTACGCGCTGGCCGAGCAGCTCGTCGCGTTGGCCGACGCTGCGCTCGCCGGCCGCGCGGCCCCCGGCGTCTACCACGGCACCGCATCGGGCCAGACCACCTGGTACGGCCTCGCCCGCGCCGTGTTCACCCTCCGCGGCCTCGACGCCGACCGCATCCGACCGACCACCAGCGACCGCTACCGGCGCCCGGCTCCCCGTCCCGCGTACAGCGTTCTGGCCCACGACCGCTGGGCGGCGGCAGGCCTGCGGCCGCTGGCGGACTGGCGCTCGGCCCTCACCAAGGCGCTGGACACCCTCCACTAG
- a CDS encoding dTDP-4-dehydrorhamnose 3,5-epimerase family protein, whose product MKIRPLSIDGAWEINPKQHGDPRGLFMEWYRFDQLAAAVGHPLRLAQGNLSVSARSVVRGIHFADVPPGQAKYVTCVRGAVIDVVVDIRVGSPTFARWEAIRLDDVDRRAVYVSEGLGHGFCALTDDATLSYLCSTTYNPTAEHTVHPLDPELAIDWPAESPQLSARDAAAPSLAEARESGLLPNYQACRAFTASQDVGADPACGGR is encoded by the coding sequence ATGAAGATCCGACCGCTGAGCATCGACGGGGCCTGGGAGATCAACCCGAAGCAACACGGCGACCCGCGCGGGCTGTTCATGGAGTGGTACCGCTTCGACCAGCTCGCTGCCGCGGTCGGGCATCCACTCCGACTCGCCCAGGGCAACCTGTCGGTCTCCGCGCGCAGCGTGGTCCGCGGCATCCACTTCGCCGACGTGCCACCCGGCCAGGCCAAGTACGTGACCTGCGTACGCGGTGCCGTCATCGACGTGGTCGTGGACATCCGCGTGGGCTCGCCGACCTTCGCGCGGTGGGAGGCGATCCGCCTCGACGACGTCGACCGGCGCGCCGTCTACGTCAGCGAGGGGCTGGGCCACGGCTTCTGCGCCCTCACCGACGACGCGACCCTGAGCTACCTCTGCTCCACCACGTACAACCCCACGGCTGAGCACACCGTGCACCCGCTCGACCCCGAACTGGCGATCGACTGGCCGGCGGAGTCACCGCAGCTGTCGGCCCGGGACGCAGCCGCGCCGAGCCTGGCCGAGGCGCGGGAATCGGGACTGCTGCCGAACTACCAGGCCTGCCGCGCGTTCACCGCCAGCCAGGATGTGGGAGCTGACCCCGCCTGCGGCGGAAGATAG
- a CDS encoding sugar transferase, whose product MSRQQAMGHHATTPQRDDMAAQGMRAEARGGADAGGGATGPLPTSAPPAGGQASDGAPRPGLDVTAVLPYASSRASTRTRGLRAWMMTAPVDVAALLAPLLISLQYWRGTLAMAGLTVAIFAAGGLYRARRHVSILDELPSLCGRLLASAAVVTILAALRHDSEQYVGGFARGVLIAAGLVLVGRVFSREFATIARKRRWVEHNAIIIGSGPIAVELARLLRRYPQYGLRFVGCVDSTPPHVPAALPLIGTLDQLEPLVRMVECDVLIIADPSCPELTLMEVLRQPRSASCDLWAVPRLWGSRSHGDHIGAIPIVKVGDITLSGPRWALKRASDILFAATALLLLSPVLLLCAIATLLDGGPGIFFYQERIGRHGKPFHIIKFRSMRPVDEHESQTNWSIAHDQRVGPIGRFMRRTSLDELPQLWNILRGDMSVVGPRPERPYFVEKFSAEYPNYAMRHRVAVGLTGLAQVSGLRGDTPISDRARFDNYYIENWSLWLDAKVLIRTVSEVFRGGGR is encoded by the coding sequence ATGTCCAGGCAACAGGCGATGGGCCACCACGCCACCACACCGCAGCGCGACGACATGGCGGCGCAGGGCATGAGGGCGGAGGCACGCGGCGGGGCCGACGCCGGAGGCGGTGCCACCGGACCGCTGCCCACCTCCGCGCCGCCGGCAGGCGGTCAGGCGAGCGACGGCGCGCCCCGCCCCGGCCTCGACGTGACGGCGGTGCTGCCGTACGCGAGTTCCCGTGCGTCCACGCGCACCCGGGGGCTGCGGGCCTGGATGATGACGGCGCCCGTCGACGTGGCCGCCCTGCTGGCGCCCCTGCTGATCAGCCTCCAGTACTGGCGCGGGACGCTGGCCATGGCCGGCCTGACGGTGGCCATCTTCGCGGCGGGCGGGCTCTACCGGGCCCGTCGCCACGTGAGCATCCTCGACGAGCTGCCGAGCCTCTGCGGGCGGCTGCTCGCGTCCGCGGCCGTGGTCACCATCCTCGCGGCGCTGCGTCACGACTCCGAGCAGTACGTGGGCGGGTTCGCCCGCGGGGTGCTCATCGCGGCCGGGCTGGTCCTCGTCGGTCGTGTCTTCTCGCGGGAGTTCGCCACCATCGCCCGTAAGCGCCGGTGGGTGGAGCACAACGCCATCATCATCGGCAGCGGGCCGATCGCCGTGGAACTGGCCCGGCTGTTGCGCCGCTACCCCCAGTACGGGCTGCGCTTCGTCGGCTGCGTCGACTCCACTCCCCCGCACGTGCCGGCGGCGCTCCCCCTGATCGGCACCCTGGACCAACTGGAACCGCTCGTCCGGATGGTCGAGTGCGACGTGCTCATCATCGCGGACCCGAGCTGCCCGGAGCTGACCCTGATGGAGGTCCTCCGCCAGCCACGCAGCGCGAGCTGCGACCTGTGGGCCGTGCCACGGCTCTGGGGCTCCCGCTCGCACGGCGACCACATCGGCGCGATCCCGATCGTCAAGGTCGGCGACATCACCCTGTCCGGGCCCCGGTGGGCGCTCAAGCGCGCGTCGGACATCCTCTTCGCCGCCACGGCGTTGCTGCTGCTGAGCCCCGTCCTCCTGCTCTGTGCGATCGCGACGCTCCTCGACGGCGGCCCGGGCATCTTCTTCTACCAGGAGCGGATCGGCCGTCACGGCAAGCCGTTCCACATCATCAAGTTCCGCTCGATGCGTCCCGTCGACGAGCACGAGTCGCAGACGAACTGGTCGATCGCGCACGACCAGCGGGTCGGACCGATCGGCCGCTTCATGCGCCGCACGTCGCTGGACGAGCTGCCGCAGCTCTGGAACATCCTGCGGGGCGACATGAGCGTCGTCGGGCCGCGGCCCGAGCGGCCGTACTTCGTCGAGAAGTTCTCCGCCGAGTACCCCAACTACGCCATGCGCCACCGGGTCGCGGTGGGGCTCACCGGGCTGGCGCAGGTCAGTGGCCTGCGCGGCGACACCCCGATCTCCGACCGGGCGCGGTTCGACAACTACTACATCGAGAACTGGTCGCTGTGGCTCGACGCCAAGGTGCTCATCCGGACGGTGTCCGAGGTCTTCCGCGGTGGGGGTCGCTGA
- the rfbA gene encoding glucose-1-phosphate thymidylyltransferase RfbA translates to MRGILLAGGTGSRLWPITRAVSKQLMPVFDKPMVYYPLSTLIMAEVREILIITTPEDQSQFQRLLGDGSQWGLRLEYRTQARPEGIAQAFLLGADFIGDESVALILGDNIFHGVGLGRQLPGHGDLVGGRIFAYPVANPGEYGVVDFDPAGRVLSIEEKPARPRSRYAVPGLYFYDNRVVDIAGKLTPSARGELEITAVNETYREWGELSVTVLDRGTAWLDTGTFTSMMQAAEFVRVIEERQGLKIGCVEEVAWRAGLIDDHHLRTLAQSLSKSGYGDYLLGLLAEHQPGDTHR, encoded by the coding sequence GTGCGCGGAATCCTTCTCGCCGGTGGCACCGGGTCCCGGTTGTGGCCGATCACCCGTGCCGTGTCGAAGCAGCTGATGCCGGTGTTCGACAAGCCGATGGTGTACTACCCGCTCTCCACCCTGATCATGGCAGAGGTGCGAGAGATCCTGATCATCACGACGCCGGAGGACCAGTCCCAGTTCCAGCGGCTGCTCGGTGACGGCAGCCAGTGGGGCCTGCGGTTGGAGTACCGCACGCAGGCCCGCCCGGAGGGCATCGCGCAGGCGTTCCTTCTGGGCGCGGACTTCATCGGCGACGAGTCGGTGGCACTCATCCTCGGCGACAACATCTTCCACGGCGTCGGCCTGGGCCGGCAGCTCCCCGGCCACGGCGACCTGGTCGGTGGGCGGATCTTCGCCTACCCGGTGGCCAACCCCGGAGAGTACGGGGTCGTCGACTTCGATCCGGCCGGGCGCGTGCTGTCGATCGAGGAGAAACCCGCCCGCCCCAGGTCCCGCTACGCCGTGCCCGGCCTCTACTTCTACGACAACCGTGTGGTGGACATCGCCGGCAAGCTGACCCCCAGCGCCCGTGGCGAACTGGAGATCACGGCGGTCAACGAGACCTACCGCGAATGGGGCGAGCTGTCGGTGACGGTGCTGGACCGGGGCACCGCCTGGCTCGACACCGGCACCTTCACCTCGATGATGCAGGCCGCCGAGTTCGTGCGGGTCATCGAAGAACGCCAGGGCCTGAAGATCGGATGCGTCGAGGAGGTCGCCTGGCGGGCCGGCCTGATCGACGACCACCACCTCCGTACGCTCGCCCAGTCCCTGAGCAAGAGCGGATACGGCGACTACCTGCTCGGCCTGCTCGCCGAACACCAGCCCGGGGACACCCACCGATGA
- a CDS encoding LCP family protein, protein MPVPQQFVEPDPVADQTGPQPGKHAKPRRRWRRIALISLLVVALLAGGGLIAGGLYLRSVESDIERVDAFADVPEAGRPQAVAKGAMNILILGSDTRDPESTSGSRTDTIILAHLPKDRSSAQLVSIPRDTWVSVPRSKDGSQGGRDAKINAAYAWGGVPLMVQTVEKFTSVRIDHVMMVDFAGFKEIIDALGGIDIDAEKTFTSIHPPFRTFRQGVQRMDGETALDYSRQRKQFPDGDFARIRHQQQVIRAILDRAVSGGIVTNPGKLNSFVKATSNAVSVDEKMSLLGMATDLRGLRGNNLRFITSPTKGTGRVGSESVVFANTEKARSFYDAVRRDAVAEILNAGK, encoded by the coding sequence ATGCCAGTTCCACAACAGTTCGTCGAGCCGGACCCGGTCGCCGACCAGACGGGACCCCAGCCGGGGAAGCACGCGAAGCCTCGTCGCCGGTGGCGGCGCATCGCCCTCATCAGCCTGCTGGTGGTGGCGCTGCTGGCCGGCGGCGGCCTGATCGCCGGTGGGCTCTACCTGCGTTCCGTGGAGTCGGACATCGAACGCGTCGACGCATTCGCGGACGTGCCCGAGGCGGGGCGCCCGCAGGCGGTGGCCAAGGGCGCGATGAACATCCTGATCCTGGGCAGCGACACCCGCGACCCGGAGAGCACGTCGGGCTCCCGCACGGACACGATCATCCTCGCCCACCTGCCGAAGGACCGGTCGAGCGCCCAGCTCGTCTCGATTCCCCGGGACACCTGGGTTTCCGTGCCCCGGTCGAAGGACGGCAGCCAGGGCGGCCGGGACGCGAAGATCAACGCCGCGTACGCGTGGGGTGGCGTGCCGCTGATGGTGCAGACCGTCGAGAAGTTCACGAGCGTGCGGATCGACCACGTCATGATGGTCGACTTCGCCGGCTTCAAGGAGATCATCGACGCCCTGGGCGGCATCGACATCGACGCGGAGAAGACCTTCACCTCGATCCACCCCCCGTTCCGCACCTTCCGTCAGGGGGTGCAGCGGATGGACGGTGAGACGGCGCTCGACTACTCACGCCAGCGCAAGCAGTTCCCGGACGGGGACTTCGCCCGCATCCGGCACCAGCAGCAGGTCATCAGGGCGATCCTGGACCGCGCCGTCTCCGGGGGCATCGTCACGAACCCGGGGAAGCTGAACTCCTTCGTCAAGGCGACGTCGAACGCGGTGTCGGTGGACGAGAAGATGTCCCTGTTGGGCATGGCGACCGACCTGCGCGGCCTACGCGGCAACAACCTGCGCTTCATCACCAGCCCGACGAAGGGCACGGGTCGGGTGGGTAGCGAGAGCGTCGTGTTCGCGAACACCGAAAAGGCCCGGTCCTTCTACGACGCGGTCCGCCGCGACGCCGTAGCCGAGATCCTGAACGCCGGAAAGTAG
- a CDS encoding polymorphic toxin-type HINT domain-containing protein — translation MALLVVLVLVGTILHPGTPAQAAYHPVDRGWALSYLMTGGPSVRRAAEAALIGSDNDVWAFVESGRANAQRADERTAARELAGMDGPAMRAAALQALAGSEEELRAFVNGGWRAPWASDERVRAYRLVESGGPTLRAAAQRALEGTPEELTEFLAEGREAAAYADDRLAATRMLSGGVNNSGPVLDVAATQALAGSREQLREFIVSGQFVARARDKELASIRSLTEQAKEAGETTSREALAATEASNRAAAAAAEAKKAAQEAAAETAAAGGAAAKASAAAGRAADAADGAAAAARDAVGASNAAMRAARVAADAARKATTAASLTAQAASRAQRAAADARTDAGKAAAARQAAQAARDAARKARELSAVKAERDRALAQAKAAATAAKSASANANEAAAAANSAAGHSGVSAAQAQRAREAAARAQRLAAAAARAADRAYAFALSAAKASDEAFAFAVRAAEHAEAAAAAAEEAAAAAGVAAVAAAESAKHAAAAVTAANTAVEAANKAVDLERLAREEDDARLAEATEQSVLAAQEALAQEQAAKADAGAIVAWNRKLLWDTAEEDRVDPATRQLLTEATAPGAATQTVLDKGRRAAVALLTTGGEWSQEAARDALAGGEVELRSWLTERRRFAVGQDDRARVWHLVDTLPDGNEKTAAQQALAGDDAAVQQFLRTRNHVGKYSADRLAIYRILETAGPSVRAAAERALAGTGADMHKFLREGQYPARTADERLEVYRAMDAGGPQVKAAGQAALAGPASYISYFLTASRYQAAQRDYEQAAHVRAVQTLIAEAQQYAHTALADAAEARRVAALAAGNAADAQRYAQDALNSANVAQTHASNAANAANDAKASADQAAQSAAVARNAANSAQASANSAAHSAATATAASRRAASDAAEASEAAREARQAAVQAGKDAVEADRAAKEAANIYAVRLLIMESERRNTDPGSGPGGAGTAADAHRTWSCLVLNAGTSKECAYVKVDFAWALVNPAKCNTPANGGTPGCQMLDDIHAFVKENPELVLDMLQLVLMTCGLAPGVGEACDGVDAAISFARGDWTGGFISLGAMVPIFGWIGTAAKGERSADKLRKVLIVVEALAKCEKRNSFEAGTLVRLADGSQKPIEQVRIGDQVLATNPVSGHTAGRAVTDTIQGVGAKRLIDVGVDDGRNRRVTTIKATHNHPFWVVNTKSWRDAEDLAPGDWLRTSEGALTQIRSVTSRTKWAEVYNLAVAEYHSYYVATAGTSVLVHNDGGGIDMSNATPWNTGKFPVGGAIDAGGPPNGILYRMRDGQITNYAVYGPDGMITRRVDLTGEAHRGADGRPVPTPHIQEWSHDEAPDGRKFPKQATFAIPAGPDDLPAGAC, via the coding sequence GTGGCTCTCCTGGTCGTACTCGTTCTCGTCGGAACAATCCTGCATCCGGGTACCCCGGCCCAGGCCGCCTATCATCCCGTCGATCGTGGCTGGGCCCTGTCGTATCTGATGACCGGAGGACCGTCCGTCCGGCGGGCAGCAGAAGCCGCCCTGATCGGTTCGGACAACGACGTATGGGCTTTCGTGGAGTCCGGCCGGGCGAACGCGCAGCGCGCGGACGAGCGGACCGCCGCCCGGGAACTGGCCGGTATGGATGGTCCCGCGATGCGGGCAGCGGCCCTGCAGGCGTTGGCGGGCTCTGAGGAGGAGTTGCGGGCGTTCGTCAACGGTGGTTGGCGGGCACCGTGGGCCTCGGACGAGCGGGTGCGGGCGTACCGGCTGGTGGAGTCGGGTGGTCCCACCCTGCGGGCCGCGGCACAGCGGGCGTTGGAGGGCACGCCGGAGGAGTTGACGGAGTTCCTGGCGGAGGGCCGGGAAGCGGCGGCGTACGCGGATGACCGCCTGGCGGCGACGCGGATGTTGTCCGGTGGGGTGAACAACAGTGGCCCGGTGCTGGATGTCGCGGCGACGCAGGCGTTGGCCGGTTCTCGGGAGCAGTTGCGGGAGTTCATCGTCTCGGGACAGTTCGTGGCGCGGGCGCGGGACAAGGAGCTGGCGTCGATCCGGAGCCTGACGGAGCAGGCGAAGGAGGCGGGTGAGACGACGTCGCGGGAGGCGTTGGCGGCGACGGAGGCGTCGAATCGCGCGGCGGCCGCAGCCGCGGAGGCGAAGAAGGCGGCGCAGGAGGCGGCGGCGGAGACGGCCGCGGCCGGTGGTGCGGCGGCGAAGGCGTCGGCGGCGGCGGGCCGTGCCGCGGATGCGGCGGATGGCGCGGCGGCGGCGGCGCGTGACGCGGTTGGTGCGTCGAATGCGGCGATGCGGGCGGCGCGGGTGGCTGCGGACGCGGCGCGCAAGGCGACGACGGCGGCGTCGTTGACGGCGCAGGCGGCGTCGCGGGCGCAGCGGGCGGCGGCGGACGCGCGGACGGACGCGGGGAAGGCGGCTGCGGCACGGCAGGCGGCGCAGGCCGCTCGGGACGCGGCTCGCAAGGCGAGGGAGCTGAGCGCGGTCAAGGCCGAGCGGGACCGGGCGTTGGCGCAGGCGAAGGCGGCGGCGACGGCGGCCAAGAGCGCGAGCGCGAACGCGAACGAGGCGGCGGCGGCGGCGAACTCGGCGGCCGGGCATTCGGGTGTGTCGGCTGCCCAGGCGCAGCGGGCGCGGGAGGCGGCGGCGCGGGCACAGCGGTTGGCCGCTGCCGCGGCGCGAGCTGCCGATCGGGCGTACGCGTTCGCGTTGTCGGCGGCGAAGGCGTCGGACGAGGCGTTCGCGTTCGCCGTACGGGCTGCGGAACACGCGGAGGCGGCCGCGGCCGCGGCTGAGGAGGCGGCCGCGGCCGCGGGTGTGGCTGCGGTGGCGGCTGCGGAGTCGGCGAAGCACGCGGCGGCGGCGGTGACGGCCGCGAACACCGCGGTGGAGGCGGCGAACAAGGCCGTCGATCTGGAGCGGTTGGCCCGCGAAGAGGATGACGCGCGCCTTGCCGAGGCAACAGAACAGAGCGTACTCGCAGCTCAGGAGGCGCTGGCGCAGGAGCAGGCGGCCAAAGCCGACGCCGGTGCGATCGTGGCGTGGAACCGGAAGTTGCTGTGGGACACCGCCGAGGAGGACCGGGTCGATCCCGCCACCCGGCAACTGCTCACCGAGGCCACCGCGCCCGGTGCCGCCACGCAGACGGTCCTCGACAAGGGCCGGCGGGCCGCGGTGGCCTTGCTGACGACAGGCGGCGAATGGTCCCAGGAAGCCGCGAGGGACGCGCTGGCCGGCGGTGAGGTGGAACTGCGCTCCTGGCTGACCGAGAGGCGCCGGTTCGCGGTGGGCCAGGATGACCGTGCGCGGGTATGGCACCTGGTCGACACGCTGCCGGACGGGAACGAGAAGACCGCGGCGCAGCAGGCTTTGGCCGGCGACGACGCGGCGGTTCAGCAATTCCTGCGCACGCGCAACCATGTGGGTAAGTACTCCGCGGACCGGTTGGCGATCTACAGAATTCTGGAGACGGCTGGCCCGTCGGTGCGGGCCGCGGCGGAGAGGGCCCTCGCCGGGACGGGTGCGGACATGCACAAGTTCCTGCGGGAGGGGCAGTACCCGGCCCGGACCGCCGACGAGCGGCTCGAGGTCTACCGGGCGATGGACGCCGGTGGTCCGCAGGTCAAGGCCGCCGGCCAGGCGGCGCTCGCCGGGCCGGCGTCCTACATCTCCTACTTCCTGACCGCGTCCCGGTACCAGGCGGCACAGCGCGACTACGAGCAGGCCGCGCACGTCAGGGCGGTGCAGACGCTGATTGCGGAGGCACAACAGTACGCCCACACGGCCCTGGCCGACGCGGCTGAGGCCAGGCGGGTGGCGGCGCTGGCTGCCGGCAATGCGGCTGACGCCCAGCGGTACGCCCAGGACGCCCTGAACTCAGCCAACGTGGCCCAGACGCACGCGAGCAACGCGGCGAACGCGGCGAATGACGCAAAGGCATCCGCCGACCAGGCGGCACAGTCCGCGGCCGTCGCCCGCAACGCCGCCAACAGCGCCCAGGCCAGCGCCAACAGCGCCGCCCATTCGGCCGCGACCGCCACCGCCGCGTCCCGTCGCGCTGCCTCCGACGCCGCAGAGGCGTCCGAAGCGGCACGTGAGGCCCGTCAGGCCGCGGTGCAGGCGGGCAAGGACGCGGTCGAAGCGGACAGGGCGGCAAAGGAAGCCGCCAACATCTACGCGGTCCGGCTCCTCATCATGGAGTCGGAGCGGCGGAACACCGACCCGGGCAGCGGGCCCGGAGGTGCCGGTACGGCAGCCGACGCACACCGGACCTGGAGTTGCCTGGTGCTTAACGCCGGCACGTCCAAGGAGTGCGCCTATGTGAAGGTCGACTTCGCCTGGGCCCTGGTCAACCCCGCGAAGTGCAACACGCCCGCGAACGGTGGCACTCCGGGATGTCAGATGCTCGACGACATCCACGCCTTCGTCAAGGAGAACCCCGAGCTGGTGCTGGACATGCTCCAGCTCGTCCTGATGACCTGTGGCCTGGCTCCAGGGGTCGGCGAGGCGTGCGACGGAGTCGACGCGGCCATCTCCTTCGCGAGGGGCGACTGGACCGGGGGCTTCATCTCTCTCGGTGCGATGGTCCCGATCTTCGGTTGGATCGGGACCGCGGCGAAGGGCGAGCGCTCCGCCGACAAACTCCGCAAGGTGCTCATCGTCGTCGAGGCGCTGGCAAAGTGCGAGAAACGAAACAGCTTCGAAGCCGGCACCCTGGTGAGACTCGCGGACGGATCTCAGAAGCCGATCGAGCAGGTCCGGATCGGCGACCAGGTCCTGGCGACCAACCCGGTGAGCGGTCATACGGCCGGACGAGCGGTGACCGACACCATCCAGGGCGTTGGCGCGAAGAGGCTGATCGACGTTGGTGTCGACGACGGCAGGAATCGTCGAGTCACGACGATCAAGGCGACCCACAACCATCCCTTCTGGGTGGTCAACACCAAGAGCTGGCGCGATGCCGAAGACCTGGCTCCCGGTGACTGGCTCCGTACCTCCGAGGGGGCCCTGACCCAGATCAGGTCCGTCACCAGTCGCACCAAGTGGGCCGAGGTCTACAACCTGGCCGTCGCTGAGTACCACAGCTACTACGTCGCGACGGCGGGCACGTCGGTGCTCGTCCACAACGACGGCGGCGGCATTGACATGAGCAACGCCACCCCTTGGAACACCGGCAAGTTCCCGGTCGGTGGTGCCATCGACGCGGGTGGTCCCCCCAACGGCATCCTGTACCGGATGCGGGACGGTCAGATCACGAACTATGCCGTCTACGGGCCGGACGGCATGATCACCCGGCGGGTGGATCTCACGGGGGAGGCCCACCGCGGAGCGGACGGTAGGCCCGTACCGACGCCGCACATCCAGGAGTGGTCCCACGACGAAGCTCCGGACGGCCGCAAGTTCCCGAAGCAGGCGACCTTTGCCATACCCGCCGGCCCCGACGACCTGCCGGCTGGGGCATGCTGA
- the rfbB gene encoding dTDP-glucose 4,6-dehydratase yields the protein MRILVTGGAGFIGSEYVRMLLGVPGGDAARVPAVEPSAVTVLDALTYSGNLANLAPVAEDPRLRFVHGDIRDAAVVDEVVAGHDVIVHFAAESHVDRSIDGAAPFVTTNVLGTQNLLDAALRHGTSRFVHVSTDEVYGSIAEGSWTEDWPLAPNSPYSASKAGSDLLALAYHRTHGMDVVVTRCSNNYGPYQYPEKVVPLFVTNLLDGGTVPLYGDGGNIRDWLHVHDHCRGIALVQERGRAGEVYHVGGGTELANVELTRRLIEACGASWDQVVPVADRKGHDRRYSLDISKISTELGYAPSIDLERGLAQTVQWYRDNRAWWEPLKAGTKPLVAP from the coding sequence GTGAGGATCCTCGTCACCGGCGGTGCCGGCTTCATCGGGTCGGAGTACGTTCGGATGCTGCTGGGCGTGCCCGGTGGTGACGCCGCGAGGGTGCCGGCCGTCGAACCCTCGGCGGTGACCGTGCTCGACGCGTTGACGTATTCGGGCAACCTCGCCAACCTCGCACCGGTGGCCGAGGATCCCCGGCTGCGGTTCGTGCACGGGGACATCCGCGACGCCGCCGTGGTCGACGAGGTCGTTGCCGGCCACGACGTGATCGTGCACTTCGCCGCGGAATCCCACGTCGACCGGTCGATCGACGGCGCCGCCCCCTTCGTCACCACGAACGTGCTCGGCACCCAGAACCTGCTCGACGCCGCGCTGCGGCACGGCACCTCCCGGTTCGTGCACGTCTCCACCGACGAGGTGTACGGGTCCATCGCAGAGGGCTCCTGGACCGAGGACTGGCCGCTGGCGCCGAACTCGCCGTACTCGGCCTCCAAGGCCGGCTCCGATCTGCTGGCGCTGGCCTACCACCGCACCCACGGCATGGACGTCGTGGTCACCCGCTGCTCCAACAACTACGGGCCGTACCAGTACCCGGAGAAGGTCGTCCCGCTGTTCGTCACCAACCTGCTCGACGGCGGCACCGTGCCGCTCTACGGCGACGGCGGCAACATCCGGGACTGGCTGCACGTGCACGACCACTGCCGGGGCATCGCACTCGTCCAGGAGAGGGGCCGCGCCGGCGAGGTCTACCACGTCGGCGGCGGTACCGAACTCGCCAACGTCGAACTCACCCGCCGGCTGATCGAGGCCTGCGGCGCCAGCTGGGACCAGGTCGTGCCCGTCGCCGACCGCAAAGGCCACGACCGCCGCTACTCCCTGGACATCAGCAAGATCAGCACCGAGCTCGGGTACGCCCCGAGCATCGACCTGGAGCGCGGCCTGGCGCAGACCGTGCAGTGGTACCGGGACAACCGGGCCTGGTGGGAGCCGCTGAAAGCGGGCACCAAGCCGCTGGTCGCCCCGTGA